Part of the Streptococcus ilei genome is shown below.
TGTGAGATATGGTAGTCGCTTAGCAAGATAGGAAGTTAGACGCTTCCTTTTTTGGGAGTTTAGCTTAGTTGGAATTGAGAGGAAATCGAGATTCCAATCGGCGGATAAGAGAAACGCAGTTTCTCACCGTTGGCTGAGCTAGACGACCATTTGGGAGTTTAGCTCAGCTGGGAGAGCATCTGCCTTACAAGCAGAGGGTCAGCGGTTCGATCCCGTTAACTCCCATAGGTCCCGTAGTGTAGCGGTTATCACGTCGCCCTGTCACGGCGAAGATCGCGGGTTCGATTCCCGTCGGGACCGTAGAAACGCAGTTTCTAGAAGATAATGATACGACTCGTTAGCTCAGTTGGTAGAGCAATTGACTTTTAATCAATGGGTCACTGGTTCGAGCCCAGTACGGGTCATTATAGCGGGTTTGGCGGAATTGGCAGACGCACCAGATTTAGGATCTGGCGCTTTACGGCGTGGGGGTTCAAGTCCCTTAACCCGCATAAAGGAATAATAATGAGCCGGCTTAGCTCAGTTGGTAGAGCATCTGATTTGTAATCAGAGGGTCGCGTGTTCAAGTCATGTAGCCGGCATTTTTTTATATAAAGAAACAGATGCGAACGTAGTTCAGTGGTAGAACACCACCTTGCCAAGGTGGGGGTCGCGGGTTCGAATCCCGTCGTTCGCTTGAGGAGGCCGGGGTGGCGGAACTGGCAGACGCACAGGACTTAAAATCCTGCGATTGGTAACGATCGTACCGGTTCGATTCCGGTCCTCGGCATAGACTTAGGTTGGAGAAGAAGCACCCTTAGCTCAACTGGATAGAGTACCTGACTACGAATCAGGCGGTTAGAGGTTCGACTCCTCTAGGGTGCATGGTCGCAAGACTATGTAAGAATTGAATAAGAACGAGCACCCTTAGCTCAACTGGATAGAGTACCTGACTACGAATCAGGCGGTTAGAGGTTCGACTCCTCTAGGGTGCATAAAGCGTAAGCTTTAGTTCGGGAAGTAGCTCAGCTTGGTAGAGTACTTGGTTTGGGACCAAGGTGTCGCAGGTTCGAATCCTGTCTTCCCGATACTGTAGAAAGGTCATATGACCTTTTTTATTTTTTTGAAAGAAAAAAGGCCGTGAGGCCTTTTTCTTTTATAAGAGTTGGTATTCGTCAATCAGCATGATTGTTTCTCGTCCTTTGTTATCAACAATTCTGACTTGTCTTGGATAATAGGGGTCGAAAGGAATCAGGAAATCAACTGCGATTTCTAAAGGAAAGTCTTTTTGACTGAAGCGCAGGGTTGTTTTTCCTTTCCGATTGATGAGTTCAAATTTTAAAACGGGGTTCAAGGGATAGACATGTTTGAGGTAGTTGTCAATGACAAACCAGAAACTATCGATGATATCATCCGGTAAGCTGGTTACGACCCCAAAACTTGCATAGCGGCCTCTTGTATTTGTAAACGCCATAGTGTCTCCCTTCCTGTTTTTATTAAGTACATAGTACTTGTTTTACTTGGATATTGCAAGTATTAAGTTCGAAAAAAAGAGCTTTCGCTCTTTTCAACTTTATTTATTTCGCAGTTCAACATAACGGTTGTACCAAATTTTAATGTATTCCTCAGAGAACGGACCTAACTGGTTGTTAATCCAGTCTACAAGGATTTTGACATTTTCTTTTAGGATAAAGTCAATGTCATCTGAATAGTTCATTTTGCGTTTGTGCTGTTCGTATTCTTCTACGTCCAGCAGTTTTTTATCACCATCCGGAAAGACTTTGACATCAAGATCATAATCAATATACTTTAGTGCCTCTTGGTCCATATAATAAGGACTGGCAAGATTACAATAATAGGATACTTCATTATCTCGGATCATAGCAATGATATTAAACCAGTACTTCTTATGAAAGTAGACGATTGCTGGCTCTCGTGTAATCCATCTTCTACCATCGCTCTCTGTAACGAGAGTATGATCATTGACGCCGATAAGTGCGTTTTCCGTAGTTTTTAGTACCATGGTGTCCCGCCAGGTTCGGTGGAGACTTCCATCATGTTTATAACTTTGAATTGTAATAAAGTCGCCTTCTTTAGGTAGTTTCATAACTTACCAACTTTCTACAATCTAAGTACATCCTCTATATTGTATCATATTTTCATGAAAATAAGGGATTTTCATGTGATTTTTTATTTAAAGGAATTCGCGAAGTGCTGTAGAAATGTCTGAGTAGTCGTATCCCTTGCGCGCAAGGGCTTGAGTGAGGCGTTGTTTAAGCTCGTAGCCCTCGTATTTTCGGGAGTATTTCTGGTGCTGTTTTTCTAGTTCCTTCATAATCAGGTCAAGAGTTTGTTCCTCGTTTGGTTCGATATCTAATTGGTGATAGGCTTGCTTGACAACTTCATAACTAAAGCCTTTATTGATAAGAGTTTGTGTGATTTTATCTTTTAAGGCTCTTGGTGGAAGTTTCTTAACGTATTGCTTAGCCAGTTTCTGAGCAGTTCGTTGAGCCACTTCGGAGAAATCAAATTCTGAGGTGATTTTGTCGATATAGTGGGAAGAGACACCTTTTTGAATGAGCTTTTGCTTGAGGAGATAGGGGCCCTTGTCTCCTGAGAGGTGATTGGATTGAAAGATAGCCCGAGTATAGGCCAGGTCATCGATCCATTTGTCTTCTTTTAGGGTGTTAATGACGGTTTCGATGGTAGATTCGTCGATTTCGTGCTTGATTAAGTAGTCTCTAACCTCGCGAGCAGTTCGTGCCTTAAAGGAAAGGTGATAGAGGGCCAAGTTTTTAGCATGGGAAAGCTGGGCATAGGTTTGAATTTCCTTGAGTTCTTCCTGGCTAATCTCTTTGTCTCGTGAGAGCATGAAGCGGACGATGGTGTCTTCTGTAATGTAGAGGGATTCGGCTTGATCCAGCTCTAGAAGGTAGAGACGTTTTTTCTTTTCTAATTTGGTAATTTTCATAGGTTTCCTGTTTCGTTTGTGTTTTATTGCGGTAAATGATCAGTCTTTCTCTTTATATTATTCGTAGTCCTTTTGAGAAATGGTCCCTGATTCCTTGTTTTTCTTCTCAATTCTATCATATTCTAAACGAATGAGAAACTACATGGTATAATAGACATATGAATCTAAAAGTTAAACAAAGAATTCCCTTGAAAATCAAGCGAATGGGAATTAATGGTGAAGGGATTGGCTTTTACAAGAAGACCTTGGTCTTTGTGCCTGGGGCTTTAAAGGGTGAAGATGTCTTTTGCCAAATTACGGCGATTCGGAAGAATTTTGCAGAAGCCAAGCTCTTGTCCGTCAACAAGGCTTCCAAGTATCGGGTAACGCCAACCTGTGATATTTACGAGACCTGTGGGGGCTGCCAAATCATGCATCTGAAGTACAGCAAGCAGTTGGAGTTCAAAACAGACTTATTGCAGCAGGCCTTGAAGAAATATGCTCCTAAAGGCTATGAAAATTATCTGATTCATCCGACGCTTGGGATGAAAAAACCTCAGTATTATCGGGCCAAGCTCCAATTTCAGACGCGTAAATTTAAGGGGCAGGTTAAGGCTGGTTTATACGCTCAAAATTCCCATTATTTGGTGGAATTAAGGGACTGTCTGGTCCAGGATCCGGTCATTCAGGAAATCGCTAATCACGTAGCTGAGCTATTGACCTACTACCAGATTCCGATTTCAGATGATCGGAAACAATTGGGAGTTCGAACCATCATGGTACGCCGGGCTCGCAAGTCTGGTCAGGTCCAAATGATCGTGGTGACGAGTCGACAAATTAATTTAACAAACTTGGTCGCAGACCTAGTAGAAAAATACCCTGAAATTGTAACGGTGGCAGTCAATCTGAACACTTCTAAATCAAGCGAGATTTATGGGGAGAAGACGCAGATTATATGGGGACAGGAGACCATCCGAGAAGGGGTCTTGGATTATGAATTTTCCTTGTCTCCTCGGGCCTTTTACCAGTTAAATCCTGAGCAAACCGAAGTCCTCTATAGTGAGGCTGTCAAGGCCTTAGATGTATCACCAGAGGATCATTTGATTGATGCCTACTGTGGTGTTGGGACCATTGGTTTCGCCTTTGCGGACAAGGTCAAGAGTGTACGAGGGATGGACATTATCCCTGAAGCGATTGAGGATGCTAAGTACAATGCTAAGCAGATGGGGTTTGAGAATACCCACTATGAAGCTGGGACGGCTGAGGAAATCATCCCTCGCTGGTACAAAGAAGGCTATCGGGCGGATGCAGTCATTGTGGATCCACCACGGACAGGACTGGGAGTGCAATTGATTGATACCTTGTTGCGCTATGCCCCTCAAAAGATGGTCTATGTCTCTTGTAATGTTTCGACCTTGGCGCGAGACCTTGTAGACTTGACCAAGGTGTATGATGTTGTCTACATCCAGTCAGTAGATATGTTTCCCCATACAGCTCGGACAGAGGCTGTGGTGAAGTTAGTCAAGAAAGCTTAATAGAACAGGAATCAACAATGGATATTTGGGAAATCATGTATGAAAAGGCCAAGGCCCTCTATCGTCCCCATGAAGTATCTGATTTTGTCTATGCGCAACACGTAGTTGCGGCTATTGAGGCAGAGGATGGGCAAATCTATACAGGCTTTTGTATGGAAGGGACCTGTGGAGTCTTCCATTTGTGTGCAGAACGAACGGCTCTCTTTAATATGTACCAAGCATCTGGTCAAACCAAGGTGAAACGAATTTTAGCCTTCCGAGATCGACCACCTTATGGCGGCGGCTCTGGAATGCCTTGTGGGGCTTGTCGAGAGTTCTTAATGGAACTTGATCCAGCCAATAGCCAGTTGGAGTTTATGGTCGATTATGAGAGTCGAAAGACTATTACTCTGGGAGAATTGATGCCCTTTTGGTGGGGAGAAGAACGGGCCAATCAGAGGGCTGAGGAGCTTCCCCAGGAGGAGTCTTAGTTTCCCAGGAGCTAAGATGAGAGAAGAAATGTGAGAGTGAGAGATGGACAATAAAATTGATGTATCGATTCCAGTTGCTCAAGTCATTGATCAACATCCGGAAGTATTAGACTTGTTGGTGGAATTGGGCTTTAAACCCTTAGCCAATCCGATCATGCGCAATACAGTTGGGCGCAAGGTTTCTTTGAAACAAGGATCAAAATTAGAAGGTACGCCCATGGAGAAAATTGTGCGAACATTAGAGGCCAATGGCTATGAAGTAGTGGGGCTAGACTAATGAGCGATGAACGAATTCATGTCTTGAGAGACATCTTATTAGATCTTCATCATGGAGCCTCTCCTGAGTCGGTCCAAGAGCGCTTTGATGCGACCTTTAGCGGGGTGTCTGCGATTGAGATTTCCCTCATGGAGCATGAGCTAATGAACTCTGATGCAGGCATTACCTTTGAGGATGTCATGGAGCTTTGCGATGTCCATGCCAATCTCTTTAAGAACGCTGTCCAAGGAGTCGAAGTAGCAGATACTGACCATCCAGGCCATCCGGTTCAGATCTTTAAACAGGAGAACCTGGCCCTTCGGGCGGCTATGATGCGGGTCCGTCGTTTGCTGGATAATTATGAGACGACAGAGGATCCTGAGATGATCCAGGAAATTCACAAAGGTTTGTTGCGTCAGTTGGGCTTGGTGGGTCAATTTGATCGCCATTACCGCCGGAAGGAAGAGTTGATGTTTCCCATTATGGAGCGCTATGGGCATGATTCCCCTCCCAAAGTCATGTGGGGAGTAGATGACCAGATTCGAGAACTCTTTGCAAAAGCCCTAGATGCGGCTAAAGGGCTGCCTGATTCTCCTATCTCAGAAGTCAAGGAACGCTTTGAAGCCTTTGCGCAAGAGTTTGAGGCTATGATCTTCAAGGAAGAGTCCATCCTCTTGATGATTTTATTAGAGGCCTTTAGCCAAGACGATTGGCTCTCTATCGCGGAAGAAAGTGATGCTTATGGTTATGCCATCATCATTCCGAGTGAGAAATGGGTGCCGAAACGTGTGGACTTTAAGGAAGAAGGAGCAATTGAGACCGAAGGTTCAGGTGAAGTCCTTCCTTCTTCAAATGGAAGCGAGCAGCGACAGGTCATTGAGACTCCTGAGGGACAACTGACCATTACCTTCAGGCCTAAGAAAAAAGAAGAAAGCTTCGATCGCCAGCAACCACAGGCTTTTGGCCATGGCTTCCTCTCTGTGGAGCAGGCTAACTTGATCTTAAACCATCTACCGATGGAGATCACCTTTGTTAATAAGGATGATATTTTCCAATATTACAATGATGCAGCGCCTTTTGAGGAGATGATTTTCAAACGGACACCGTCGCAGGTAGGACGCAATGTCGAACTGTGTCACCCGCCAAAATACTTGGAGAAGGTCAAAACAATCATGCAGGGGCTTCGAGAAGGGAAAAAAGACAAGTACGAAATGTGGTTCAAATCAGAATCACGTAGGAAATTTGTCCATGTTACCTATGCAGCAGTGCGCGATGAAGCGGGAGAATTTCAAGGTGTCTTGGAATATGTCCAGGATATCCAACCCTATCGGGAGATCGATAGTGAATTTTATAGAGGATTGGAGTAAGAATGAGCTACGAAAAAGAATTTATGAAAGAATTTGAGGCTTGGATCAAGACCCAGGTCATGATCAATGAAATGGCCCTGACAGAAAGCAAGAAGGTCTATGAAGAGGATCAGGACGAGCGGGCCAAGGAAGCTATGATCCGCTATGAGAGTCGCTTGGATGCTTATCAATTCCTTCAAGGGAAGTTTGCTAACTACCACGAAGGGAAAGGTTTTCACGATCTTCCAGATGGCTTGTTTGGAGAGAGAACCTATTAAAGGCTCTCTGTAAAGGATTTTGACTAGCTGGATTTGGCTGAAAATAGTGCAATGACTTGATTTTTCGAGGGATTGTGTTACAATAAAAAAGTTGAACAGACATCAACGAATTATTGAAAGTAATATTGGTGATGAAACCTTGTTGCCTTAGGGATTGATCACTGGATACGTAGGAGGAAAAATGGCAAAGAAGAACGTTAACCGTGCGAAACAATACAAACATCAAAATAGACATCTTTTGAAAAAAGCTGTCGCAACTGTAGGAGCAGCTGTTAAAGAGGCACCTAAAAAGGTTGAGAAAGCAGCAAAAGCAGCAGCGAAAGAAGTGAAACAAGTAGCTTCTTCAGTAGAAGAATTTGCTGCAAGCTTGGAAGGTGTAGCCCTTGATCGTGCGCAAACATTCTATGATGAAGGTATTCGCTCTGTTGCGGACTTCGCAAACTGGACAGAGAAAGAGTTGTTGGCCCTTAAAGGAATCGGCCCAGCAACCATCAAAAAATTGCAAGAACTTGGTGTCAAGTTTAAATAATCGCTTTTGTGATTTCTTGCTATTTCCGGGAAAACTTGATAAAATGAACCTGTTAGAGGTGTTTTGAATTCCACATTTTACAGAAAGTGGCGGTGCTGAGAAGTCCACAAATGTGTCAAAACTAGTTGCTAATGGATGAAAATGAAATAAACAAAGTTGCGGGCAAGGGCCCGAAATTGGGTGGTACCGCGGATAAACACATTCGTCCCTGTCAGATTGATGGCAGGGACGTTTTTTCTTTTATTCCCCTAGCCAAAGGAGGTTGTTATGAAACAATCTTTTAAAACAAGTAAGCTCTACTATGGTTTTCCTATCTTCATCTTGGGCTATCAGGATCAGAACTTTGGGCACAACATCACGACCTGCAGTTCCTCTTATAGTCTGGGAGATTGGTTGGTCATCGGTGTTGGTGCTGAGGAAAATGCGGCTGACCAGATTAAGCATTATCAACAGTTTACTGTGAACATTCCTGGTGAAAGTTTCATGCTGGAGATGGAGCAGGCTGGTTTTATCAGCCATCGGGAAAAATTGGAACACTTAGGATTAGACTATGAAATTTCTAAACGGACCCAGGCACCGATTTTAGAGGCTTGTCCAGTCGTATTGGACTGTCAGGTAGATCGGATCGTCGAGGAAGATGGCATCTGCCATATCTTTGCTAAGATTCTAGACCGACTAGCTGATCCAGAACTCTTGGACGATAAAGGACATTTTAAAAATGACCGTTTTGCCCCGACTTGCTTTATGGGGGATGGTCATCAGCGTGTTTACCGTTATTTAGATGACCGAGTCGACCCCATGGGAAGCTTTATCAAGAAAGCGAGAAAAAAGATGACCAGAGCAGAACTACCTGAACGAATCGAGACGGAACGTCTGGTCCTGCGAGTCCGTACAGTGGCGGATGCTGAGGATATCCATGCCTACGCTAGTCTGCCAGAAGTTTCCTATCCAGCAGGCTTTCCAGCCGTCAAGACCTTGGAAGATGAGATTTATTACCTAGAACATATCCTTCCCGAGCGCAATCAAAAAGATAATCTCCCAGCGGGTTACGGAATTGTGGTCAAAGGGACGGATAAGCTCATCGGCTCTGTTGATTTCAACCATCGCCACGCAGACGATGTGCTGGAGATTGGCTATACCTTGCACCCAGACTATTGGGGTCGAGGATATGTTCCAGAAGCAGCGAGTGCCTTGATTGACTTAGCTTTTAAAGAACTAAACCTACACAAGATAGAATTGTCTTGCTTTGGCTACAATGTCCAAAGTCAACGAGTTGCTGAGAAGCTTGGTTTCACTCTTGAAGCT
Proteins encoded:
- a CDS encoding DUF1858 domain-containing protein gives rise to the protein MDNKIDVSIPVAQVIDQHPEVLDLLVELGFKPLANPIMRNTVGRKVSLKQGSKLEGTPMEKIVRTLEANGYEVVGLD
- a CDS encoding DUF1912 family protein, with the translated sequence MSYEKEFMKEFEAWIKTQVMINEMALTESKKVYEEDQDERAKEAMIRYESRLDAYQFLQGKFANYHEGKGFHDLPDGLFGERTY
- a CDS encoding DUF438 domain-containing protein; its protein translation is MSDERIHVLRDILLDLHHGASPESVQERFDATFSGVSAIEISLMEHELMNSDAGITFEDVMELCDVHANLFKNAVQGVEVADTDHPGHPVQIFKQENLALRAAMMRVRRLLDNYETTEDPEMIQEIHKGLLRQLGLVGQFDRHYRRKEELMFPIMERYGHDSPPKVMWGVDDQIRELFAKALDAAKGLPDSPISEVKERFEAFAQEFEAMIFKEESILLMILLEAFSQDDWLSIAEESDAYGYAIIIPSEKWVPKRVDFKEEGAIETEGSGEVLPSSNGSEQRQVIETPEGQLTITFRPKKKEESFDRQQPQAFGHGFLSVEQANLILNHLPMEITFVNKDDIFQYYNDAAPFEEMIFKRTPSQVGRNVELCHPPKYLEKVKTIMQGLREGKKDKYEMWFKSESRRKFVHVTYAAVRDEAGEFQGVLEYVQDIQPYREIDSEFYRGLE
- a CDS encoding DUF960 domain-containing protein: MAFTNTRGRYASFGVVTSLPDDIIDSFWFVIDNYLKHVYPLNPVLKFELINRKGKTTLRFSQKDFPLEIAVDFLIPFDPYYPRQVRIVDNKGRETIMLIDEYQLL
- a CDS encoding GNAT family N-acetyltransferase; amino-acid sequence: MTRAELPERIETERLVLRVRTVADAEDIHAYASLPEVSYPAGFPAVKTLEDEIYYLEHILPERNQKDNLPAGYGIVVKGTDKLIGSVDFNHRHADDVLEIGYTLHPDYWGRGYVPEAASALIDLAFKELNLHKIELSCFGYNVQSQRVAEKLGFTLEARIRDRKDAQGNRCDDLRYGLLKSEREGNVVS
- the rlmD gene encoding 23S rRNA (uracil(1939)-C(5))-methyltransferase RlmD — translated: MNLKVKQRIPLKIKRMGINGEGIGFYKKTLVFVPGALKGEDVFCQITAIRKNFAEAKLLSVNKASKYRVTPTCDIYETCGGCQIMHLKYSKQLEFKTDLLQQALKKYAPKGYENYLIHPTLGMKKPQYYRAKLQFQTRKFKGQVKAGLYAQNSHYLVELRDCLVQDPVIQEIANHVAELLTYYQIPISDDRKQLGVRTIMVRRARKSGQVQMIVVTSRQINLTNLVADLVEKYPEIVTVAVNLNTSKSSEIYGEKTQIIWGQETIREGVLDYEFSLSPRAFYQLNPEQTEVLYSEAVKALDVSPEDHLIDAYCGVGTIGFAFADKVKSVRGMDIIPEAIEDAKYNAKQMGFENTHYEAGTAEEIIPRWYKEGYRADAVIVDPPRTGLGVQLIDTLLRYAPQKMVYVSCNVSTLARDLVDLTKVYDVVYIQSVDMFPHTARTEAVVKLVKKA
- the ntdP gene encoding nucleoside tri-diphosphate phosphatase, whose product is MKLPKEGDFITIQSYKHDGSLHRTWRDTMVLKTTENALIGVNDHTLVTESDGRRWITREPAIVYFHKKYWFNIIAMIRDNEVSYYCNLASPYYMDQEALKYIDYDLDVKVFPDGDKKLLDVEEYEQHKRKMNYSDDIDFILKENVKILVDWINNQLGPFSEEYIKIWYNRYVELRNK
- a CDS encoding cytidine deaminase family protein; the encoded protein is MDIWEIMYEKAKALYRPHEVSDFVYAQHVVAAIEAEDGQIYTGFCMEGTCGVFHLCAERTALFNMYQASGQTKVKRILAFRDRPPYGGGSGMPCGACREFLMELDPANSQLEFMVDYESRKTITLGELMPFWWGEERANQRAEELPQEES
- a CDS encoding helix-hairpin-helix domain-containing protein — translated: MAKKNVNRAKQYKHQNRHLLKKAVATVGAAVKEAPKKVEKAAKAAAKEVKQVASSVEEFAASLEGVALDRAQTFYDEGIRSVADFANWTEKELLALKGIGPATIKKLQELGVKFK
- the recX gene encoding recombination regulator RecX, with translation MKITKLEKKKRLYLLELDQAESLYITEDTIVRFMLSRDKEISQEELKEIQTYAQLSHAKNLALYHLSFKARTAREVRDYLIKHEIDESTIETVINTLKEDKWIDDLAYTRAIFQSNHLSGDKGPYLLKQKLIQKGVSSHYIDKITSEFDFSEVAQRTAQKLAKQYVKKLPPRALKDKITQTLINKGFSYEVVKQAYHQLDIEPNEEQTLDLIMKELEKQHQKYSRKYEGYELKQRLTQALARKGYDYSDISTALREFL